The Streptomyces nitrosporeus genome includes a window with the following:
- a CDS encoding response regulator, whose product MPHSPAVPSGTTRILLADDHALVRRGVRLILDQEPGLQVVAEAGDGAEAVELARAEKPDLAVLDIAMPRLTGLQAARELSRVMPGLRILMLTMYDNEQYFFEALKAGASGFVLKSVADRDLVEACRAAMRDEPFLYPGAVTALIRNYLDRVREGGDVPARAITEREEEILKLVAEGHSSKEIAGMLVISVKTVERHRANLLQKLGLRDRLELTRYAIRAGLIEP is encoded by the coding sequence ATGCCCCACTCCCCCGCCGTACCCTCCGGCACGACCCGCATCCTGCTCGCCGACGACCACGCCCTGGTGCGCCGGGGGGTGCGACTCATCCTCGACCAGGAGCCCGGTCTCCAGGTGGTCGCCGAGGCGGGTGACGGGGCCGAGGCCGTCGAGCTGGCCCGCGCCGAGAAGCCCGACCTGGCCGTGCTGGACATCGCCATGCCCCGCCTGACGGGCCTTCAGGCGGCGCGTGAGCTCTCCCGGGTGATGCCCGGGCTGCGCATCCTGATGCTCACCATGTACGACAACGAGCAGTACTTCTTCGAGGCGTTGAAGGCGGGCGCCTCGGGGTTCGTGCTGAAGTCGGTGGCCGACCGCGACCTGGTCGAGGCGTGCCGGGCCGCGATGCGCGACGAGCCGTTCCTCTACCCGGGCGCGGTGACGGCTCTCATCCGCAACTACCTGGACCGGGTGCGGGAGGGCGGTGACGTGCCCGCGCGGGCGATCACCGAGCGCGAGGAGGAGATCCTCAAGCTGGTGGCGGAGGGGCATTCCTCGAAGGAGATCGCCGGGATGCTGGTGATCAGCGTCAAGACGGTGGAGCGCCACCGGGCCAACCTGCTCCAGAAGCTGGGCCTCAGGGACCGTCTGGAGCTCACCCGGTACGCGATCCGGGCCGGTCTGATCGAGCCCTGA
- a CDS encoding HAMP domain-containing sensor histidine kinase — translation MSLFWRIFLLNAAVLVAAGALLLLGPITVSAPVVLTEAVILACGITLMLGANALLLRLGLAPLQRVTRAMATIDLLHPRPRPEVGGHGEIADLIETFNSMLDRLEAERATSSARALSAQEGERRRVAQELHDEVGQTLTAVLLELKRVTGHAPEPLRGELAHVQEITRGSLDEIRRIARRLRPGVLEELGLVSALTALTTETPTPGGLTIRRRWEKDLPELGEEAELVVYRIAQECLTNTVRHARASLLELSLRRSPDGVELRIRDDGRGIGDAPEGAGLRGMRERALLIGARLTLSSGTAGGTDVRLDVPVRNGLD, via the coding sequence GTGTCCCTGTTCTGGCGCATCTTCCTGCTGAACGCCGCGGTGCTGGTGGCCGCGGGTGCTCTGCTGCTGCTCGGCCCGATCACGGTGTCGGCGCCGGTGGTACTGACCGAGGCCGTGATCCTGGCCTGCGGCATCACGCTGATGCTCGGGGCGAACGCCCTGTTGCTGCGGCTGGGGCTCGCACCGCTCCAGCGGGTCACCCGCGCCATGGCGACCATCGATCTGCTGCACCCGCGTCCGCGTCCCGAGGTCGGCGGCCACGGTGAGATCGCGGATCTGATCGAGACGTTCAACAGCATGCTGGACCGGCTGGAGGCGGAACGCGCCACCAGCAGTGCCCGTGCGCTCTCCGCGCAGGAGGGCGAGCGGCGCCGGGTAGCGCAGGAACTGCACGACGAGGTCGGCCAGACGCTCACCGCTGTCCTGCTGGAGCTCAAGCGGGTCACCGGCCACGCCCCGGAGCCGCTGCGCGGGGAGCTGGCCCATGTCCAGGAGATCACCCGGGGCAGCCTGGACGAGATCCGCCGGATCGCTCGCCGGCTGCGCCCCGGGGTGCTGGAGGAGCTGGGTCTGGTCAGCGCGCTGACCGCGCTGACCACCGAGACCCCGACGCCGGGCGGCCTCACGATCCGGCGGCGGTGGGAGAAGGACCTGCCCGAACTCGGCGAGGAGGCCGAACTCGTGGTCTACCGCATCGCCCAGGAGTGCCTCACCAACACGGTCCGGCACGCCCGCGCCTCACTGCTGGAACTCTCCCTGCGCCGCAGCCCGGACGGGGTGGAGCTGCGCATCCGCGACGACGGGCGCGGTATCGGGGACGCCCCCGAGGGTGCCGGGCTGCGGGGCATGCGCGAGCGCGCGCTGCTCATCGGCGCCCGGCTCACCCTCTCCTCCGGCACGGCGGGCGGTACGGACGTACGCCTCGACGTGCCCGTACGGAACGGACTCGACTGA
- a CDS encoding pyridoxamine 5'-phosphate oxidase family protein — translation MSDPAEEEPGQAVRLRLAEEKNVWLCTVRPDGTPHVTPVWFVYRDSTWWIGVDRASVKARNVREDPRVSLALEDGGSPVVAEGDASLVRGGFPREIVAAFQRKYGWDVSAPARPGAGRELLEVRVRRWLLAGTAQ, via the coding sequence ATGAGTGATCCGGCCGAAGAAGAGCCGGGGCAGGCCGTCCGCCTGCGCCTGGCCGAGGAGAAGAACGTCTGGCTGTGCACGGTGCGCCCGGACGGGACCCCTCATGTCACGCCCGTCTGGTTCGTCTACCGGGACTCCACCTGGTGGATCGGCGTCGACCGCGCCTCCGTCAAGGCCAGGAACGTCCGGGAGGACCCGAGGGTCTCCCTCGCCCTGGAGGACGGCGGGTCCCCGGTCGTCGCCGAAGGGGACGCCTCGCTCGTCCGCGGCGGTTTCCCCCGGGAGATCGTGGCCGCGTTCCAGCGGAAATACGGGTGGGACGTGTCCGCCCCCGCCCGCCCGGGGGCCGGGCGGGAGCTGCTGGAAGTGCGGGTGCGGCGGTGGCTGCTCGCCGGTACGGCCCAGTGA